In Gammaproteobacteria bacterium, the DNA window TCACGAATTTATTCGTGGGATTCTTAATCTACGCCAAAATTTCGCCCACGTCCAATCAATGAATAGGTTCACCACTGGCATTTAATGCGTGGATATTCCGCTGTACGAAGTCCTGCCCAAAAACTCCACCGAGAACCGCGCTCAACAGTACCAACGGAAGGGAAAGTCCAGCACCGCTTTCCATTGCCTCTGCGAAACCCGCCCCTTCATACATCATGGTGCTACTGGAAATCAATCCAACCGTTCCACTGGCCAGTACCACGCCGAGCACCCCTGCGCCTAACATGGCCAGGTTTTTGTTGAAATTTTCGGACAAACCCCGGGTGTTTTGTGGTTCGGCACCCAGCGCCGGTATGCTTAAACTCAGCATCAATACTGTAGACATAAATAATTTACGCATAATAACCTCCTAAATTATGGCTTAAAAATTTTATAAATTTTTGGCGTGGAAACACTCGATCCTGAAGGGTCGAAGGATTCTTAATCTAACCATAGCACCCTCCGACGCAGCGGACAATTACATATTTTCTAAACCACCCCATGGCTAAAGCCAGGGGGTTTCAAGGATGAACCCATCTTATTCGTGGGAGTGTCAATAAAATCTGCCCCGGCGTCCTCTGTTCTGCTCTACTCCGCTACGCGACGCTGGGGGTCGCTCGCCTTCCTTGGTTCGCTTCGATGACGCGCGAAACTGACTGGTGTTGGACTGCTTTGGATTGGATATTTCAGTCATTCCGGCCAGTTTCAGTAGACTTTGAACGACATTTAATGGTGCCTCTTCCCAGCGGCCGCGATGTAGGCCACGCGGTAGCAGCACGGGTCCAAATCGCACCCGGATAAGTCGACTAACCTGAATACCTTGCGATTCCCAGAGGCGACGCACTTCTCGGTTACGTCCCTCCTTGAGTATTCCTCGATACCAATGATTCGCTCCTTCCCCTCCAGCATCGATTAGATGCTCAAAATGGGCCAGACCATCCTCTAAGTCAACCCCAGCGCAAAGGGCTTGCAACTTGGTTGCCTCAATTTGACCCAATACGCGCATTGCATACTCCCGTTCCAGCTCTTGGGATGGATGCATAAGACGGTGAGCCAGCTCTCCGTCGGTAGTAAGAATGATTAACCCACTCGTATTGAAATCCAGACGCCCTACCGCTACCCATCGACTATTACGCGTCATGGGCAGGTGATCAAACAGCGTCGGACGACCTTGAGGATCCTTTCTGGTGCAGACTTCTCCCTCG includes these proteins:
- the rluB gene encoding 23S rRNA pseudouridine(2605) synthase, which produces MNTEKLQKILARIGVGSRREVETWITAGRISVNETQAILGQRVTGQERIRIDGQLVTLHAQPSRRRVLLYHKPEGEVCTRKDPQGRPTLFDHLPMTRNSRWVAVGRLDFNTSGLIILTTDGELAHRLMHPSQELEREYAMRVLGQIEATKLQALCAGVDLEDGLAHFEHLIDAGGEGANHWYRGILKEGRNREVRRLWESQGIQVSRLIRVRFGPVLLPRGLHRGRWEEAPLNVVQSLLKLAGMTEISNPKQSNTSQFRASSKRTKEGERPPASRSGVEQNRGRRGRFY
- a CDS encoding conserved exported hypothetical protein (Evidence 4 : Unknown function but conserved in other organisms), giving the protein MRKLFMSTVLMLSLSIPALGAEPQNTRGLSENFNKNLAMLGAGVLGVVLASGTVGLISSSTMMYEGAGFAEAMESGAGLSLPLVLLSAVLGGVFGQDFVQRNIHALNASGEPIH